The Ignavibacteriota bacterium sequence AGTAACAGCATTGGAATAACTACAATTACCGCTCCCCATATTGTTTTTGATTTAAATAAATCAACCGCGTTTTGGTAAGTTGCTCTCCAATTTGTTACGCCCAAAAATCCCGCTACAGTTCCCACAACAACAACTATTTGATCTACATATTGTAAGCCCGGAGCAAAAAAAGTAAATGTAAATGCTAAAATGAGAGCGATTAGAGAAAAAATTAATTTTGGTGTCATTTAGAACTCCAATTTTATTATAATTTTACTTAATAGATTAACTAACGTTTGAATCTTCATAACATAATCCGGATCGGTGGCGTATTGATAATCATGATCATTTTGTACACTTTTAATAAACTCGGTTGGATCACAAAAATTGAATGCCTTCGGCCAGCGTTTCTTTAACAGTAAACCATGGTCGGCAAAACTTTGAGAGGGACTGATATATTTCCTAAATGAATCCAAAACCTTTTCACGTTTGCCGTTCTTATATTCATGAGTCCATAAAAATTGCGTTTCACCTTTCCATAACGTTCCGGCTTTTATTCCAAAAAAATTATTTCCCGGAGCTTTTTCTCCCCAAGCACTTTCAAGTGCAGCCTGAGCTAAAGTAACCATAAACGGAACTCCGGTTGCTGCCTGACTTTGTACCGCGTCAAATAAATATTTTTTAACAAATTCTTCGGGTGTCATTTTACTAAACTCAACTCCGCTACTTTGTGATGATCCATAACCGACTTAATTGGAACAACGTCAAATATTTTCCGGAATCTTTACCTGATAGAACTTCAATTCTGTTATTTTCATTAAGATTAACATTTGCCGGATACCAATGCTTATGCGATGATGAAAAAGATTCCCGGTCGTCAACAGTTCTTTCTGTTGATTTAATTCCTCTGTGATGCCCAACGTAATTTGAATTTGAAATTGGCAGCCAGTTACTTACTTTGCTCCCAATTCCGTCATCAACAATTGATCGCTCAAGTATCCGGTATTTAATTTTAAGAAATCCGGTTTCTTCTAAGCCCATGAAAGATTCCTTAAATTTTCAATTAATTTCATTATTGAATCCGGAATATCTTCTTTGATTATGTACTTAACCGAATATTCATCAAACCGTTCCGATTCAATTCCATTTGTATTTGCTCGATTAGGAAAATAAAACTCAACTAACTTTGCTATGAAAAGTTTTGCTTCTTTTGGTAGTCTGATAATTGTTATCCGAATATCTAACCCAAAATCTTCATCAACCAAAACAACTTCATCCTTTGGAATTAATTCACCCGGCGTAACTGACTTTATTGGAATTGCGCCGTCATTGTAATAACTTCCTTTTATTCTTATCGCCAATCCGTCTTTAAAACCGGAATTAACAAATTGATTTGAGGAGTCAATTATTCGTGACGGATTTCCGCCTTCAAAAGAAATGGTGTCAGATTCGAGAAAAATTTTTTCGGTTGCGACCTCACAATAATTATTAGTTTCGCGAAAGAAAAAACTTTCAACCAAAGGCAATTGCTTTTCAATGATGTTATCCTTCGATAAATCATTATCCGCGATCCCCAAAATTCCTTTTACTTCAGATGGCGTAAGAATCGGCATAGCTATTCATCAATCCCTAATTCTTTTGCTAAAGTATTTGGATTCTTTGAATGCCAATTATGAATTTTGCTTCTTTTGCTTTCGCTCGTAGATCCGTTATTTGCTCTTCGGTATATTCTTTATTTGATTCGGCAGTTTGAGAACTTTCTTCGGTTGATTTTAATTCAGAGTTTGGTTCCGCTTTTACTGTTTCCGTTTTAATTTCACCAATTTTTTCTGATTTCTTTTCCTCAATCGGCTTCAGCTCAATTATTTCGGAAGCAAATTCTTTAAGCGCTTCAAATTCTTTTTATCTTTTGGCTGGTATCTTCCCGCAAAATATGATTTCTGTAATTTCTCGCACCATCCGGATAATGTAAAAACTAAAATTATGTTAAGCATTTCTTACCTTAATTATGTTTAAATTAAAAAGAGTGCCAATTAAGGCACTCGCTAATTATGGAGTAATTCCCGTCATAATTGAATGGTCATACCCAACATCTTCAATAATGAATCCGACGGAACCTTGAAGCGATTCCCTGAATTCACGGCTTGATTGAGCCGGTTCAACTTTCTTTGTTAAGAAATCTCCCGCTGACCAGCCTTTCTGACATTTCGACATAGTTAAAATTGGAAGTACATTATCCGGTAAATCCGCGTCAACTTTTACGTTTAAAATCAATCCTTCATAATCATATTGATTGATGTATTGTCCCGTGGTGTGTTCGGTTCTCTCAATTGTAGTAGTCAATGAACCGTTAAATCCGTTGATTACACTCTTTATTGTGTTTGAACACCAAATTGTATCTGGATTTCCGTATTTAACTAAATCTGCTAAGGTGGCTCGCAATTTTGTTTCTGTTAATGCGCCGTTTGCGTTGTACTGAAGCGTTGGACGTGCGCCGCCGTTATTGTCCAATAATTGAGCTATCAATCCGGCGGACATATAAGGCGATCCTGTTTTAGAGCCAAGCTGCTTTTTACCTTTTACCGCCATCGATGCCAACATTTCGGCAACACGGTATGAGGCTTCTTGAGTTAAAAGAGAGATGATATTTGCGTCCTGCAAACCTTGTCTTTTTTAACTGCGCCCCACGGAATTCCCAGTCAATAGTTTCAAAAATAGTTTGAATGTAATTTTTATAAGCCGAAGTTTCTTCACTTACGGACTCAACATTTTTCAATGTGGAATCTTTTCCCGCGAAACCAACAACCTTAAATGCGACTGCGGCTGAATGTGCTGCCGCGGTTGTTTCGCCTGCGCCTCTGGCATAAACATTAATTGTATTTGCGGATCTGTTAACCGCCGAAACAATTACCTGCTCTGCTTCAACTTCAATAACGTGACCGATTGTCAAACCTTTAACAACATTAGCGTCAACCGGTAAATCGGAGGTTGCTGAATTGTCCCAGCCTCCCGTTCCAACAGTTCCGGCTCTTGCCGATTTGCTTCTTGAGTAAACTTCAAAATCAACTGTATTTATCGCTACCGGAGGAGCTCCCATTGCTTGGAAAAAAGCCCCTTTATTTCTTGGCAAATTAATTGCCTTTGCTGCCGCAAGAATTGTAGGATCCGCGATACTTACGGCATCGTCAAACATTGTGTGAACACCAAATACAAACATAATTTCTCCTAAGTTTTGGCTTTAGATTCTTTTTCTTGTTTAATTTTTATCGCGAGTTCATTCATTTCCTGAAGCTCAATTGGAGATAAATTTTCTTTTGAATTTAGTACCTTGAACTTTTTCATTGATTCGGTTTCGCCCAAATTAAAATTCTTGTCATTACCTCCGCCCGGCTGTGCCCCTTCAATTTTGAACTCGCCGTACATTTCCGGAAATCCTTCAAAGATAGGTTTATGAAGCTCCTCAAAATTTTTAATCTTTCCGTTTTCAATTTCAAGGTGGTCATACTTCCCTTCTTTTTGAAATTTACTTACAAGAACATCAATGTATTTTTCGTTCCCTTTTGAACCAAGAATCTGTGATTTAAGAACACCGAGTTTCCTTTCAACCTTTAACGCTTCATCCTTTTCCAAATTGGATTTTTTGAAATC is a genomic window containing:
- a CDS encoding glucosaminidase domain-containing protein — encoded protein: MTPEEFVKKYLFDAVQSQAATGVPFMVTLAQAALESAWGEKAPGNNFFGIKAGTLWKGETQFLWTHEYKNGKREKVLDSFRKYISPSQSFADHGLLLKKRWPKAFNFCDPTEFIKSVQNDHDYQYATDPDYVMKIQTLVNLLSKIIIKLEF